The Nitrospirota bacterium genome includes the window GTGTTAAGAGCCCCCATGACAAGAGCTGCAATGCTAACGCAAAGCAAAAATGGAAACATTATACGAGTAAGCATAATCGTGGTTTTAAATTTCACAATATTTTGTAAAAAACCGGGCGCAATAGCAGACACTATCTGAGGAGCAAAAACAACCCCTAAAGCACAGAAAATCCCTATAAATATGACTACAAATGTGAAAGCCTTTCTGACAACAAGAGCTGCCTCAGCATCCCCGTCCTTAGTTCGGATTTCCGTGAGAACCGGAATCAGCCCTGAGGACATAGAGCCCTCGGCAAAGAGTTCACGCATAAGGTTGGGAATTCTGAAAGCCACAAAAAAGGAGTCGGAAAGGTCAGAGGCGCCCAGAACCCTGGCTACAAGCATATCACGTACAAACCCAAGCAGCCTGCTAAGAGAAGTGGCTACCGACATGGAAAAAGCGCTGCGGGCTATTTTACCTGACGATGACGGTTCAACTGCTCTTGCTGTGCTGCCCTCGTTAGAGAGTTCTTGCAAAACCTATTTCCAACTGGAGGTCTTTTTTTGCCTGTTCTATGTCAAAGCCCGATTTCAAGCGGTTTACTGTAAAATCAGCGATAAGGGCCCTCAACATGTCTATCAGGTTTTCATTGTCCTGTTTCATTGACTCAAGAAAAGCCATGTTTGTGAGAGCCTCCCTAACAGGAGAGTCCTCAGGAATGTTCTGCTCCACAAGTTTTTTGTATGTAAGGATACTCTGGTTTGTAGCCATCCAGTAAAAGAAAACAAAAACAAAATTATTGTAGAAACTCATGCTTATCTCATCAAGATTTAATGCTGACAGGGTTTCGGCAACATCCTCTCTCAGATCTGCTTTATACTGTTCCAGTGTGTAGCATACCTTACCGGCAAGTACCTCAAAAGGTGTAAAATTCCATTCCATAGTTACCTCAGTATTCTGTCAAAAGCAGTATTAAAGATTTTGGCATGGATAGAGTATATTTATTTTGAATTTAACATGTCAAGGGATTATTGAAATCCTCAAATAAGGAACAAATTCTTTAAATAAGTATCAGAAAGCTTACTGATATGTTGGAACAGGCGCAAAAAAAGGATAAATGTGTTTTGGCACGGCAAATGCAATATATAGTAGAGAGTGTGTGTGAGTGATTTAAAGCTTGTAATAGTAGTTAAAGCATTGTTATGATAACAGCTCAATTACGAAAGGAGGTGAAAGGAATGAAGAAAGCAGTAGCATTAATGATTATCCTCGTGTTTGCTTTTGCAACAGTTGCAATGGCAGGTTATGATGATAAGTGCGCTAAATGTCATAATGGCAAAACAGCTCCTGACAAAGCAAAGATGTTGGAGAAGTCCAAAACAGCCGCTGATTTTGTAAAAGCAGCAGAGGAGTCAAAGAGCCCTATGATGAAGTCTTTTAAAGACAAAGCTGACGAGCTTAAGGCAGCAGCAGCAGAGTTAGGACTTAAATAAACACAGTTAGTTTAGTATTTTTTTGGAACCTTTGCACCCAAAAGGGATGTGACCCCATCCCGGATTTAGTATATGGGGAGTTTCTATAAACTCCCCATTTTTTTTACTTTTGCCAGGACAAGACCGTAATTTACAGGCATCATACCGAATAGAGACCGAAGGTAAATTGAATAAAACCCTTAACTGGAAAATGCTCGTTCTACATTTTGAGGATTTCGCAACGCTCTCAACTTATTATTAATTTGCCGAGGTTGTGATACAAGTTACTGACGGCTAAAATATCATAAATATAGAATTTATAGAGTTATTTTATGAAGGATTTTATTAAAATCAGCAAAGTGCTCCTGTGCCATGACAATGGAGATATCTCTGAGATGTCAGCAGAGCTTGCGTTAAGTATAGCAAGGACATTTAAGTTGCCTGTGCTTGGCCTCCACGGCTACAACGCTGTTATGCACGAGGGTGCCTTTAGAATTATGGAGCCGACTTTACCTGCCGAGTACCAGACTGAAGAGATCCTTGCAAAACAAAGAGAGGTTCACGCAAGCCTTATTCGTGTCGGAATGGAAAAAATATCTCTTTCATATCTAAAGCCGCTTGAGCCGATATTTAGAGATGCTCATGTCCCGTTTAACCCAAAAGTGCGCGAGGGGAAAAACTTTAAAGCCCTCCTTGAGCTAATTAATGAGGAGGACTCAGAGAGCCTTGTAGTTATCGGTGCCTCCGGGTTTAATCACACCGGGGACGGTTTTGTAGGAAGCGTCTGCTTGAGGGTGCTCAGGCAGTGCGATAATAAAAATTTATTAATCGTTAAAAACGGCAAGGCATTAGAGGGCGCTGACTTTGTGGTCGCTTTAGATGGCAGCTCATCAGCTATTTATTCACTTAGGGTTGCCGCCGCTTTGGCAGAAAAATTTAAGGCAAAACTCCACCTCCTCTATGTCTTTGACTCAGCCCTCCATAATGATTTGTTTAAACGGTTAAAAGACACTTTAATTAATGATGGCGGGTTTAAATTTAATACAAAAGATCAAGAGAAAATCCACGATGAATTTATTGATAAAGGCCTTGCACGAGTTGGACACATGATATTGAATAAGGCTGAAAAGGATGTGTTTGGTAACAACAGCGCATCCCATGACACACAACCCGCTTACGGAGCGATGCACGGTTTTGGCCTTATAGGTGACAACGGTAACGGTGCAAAAAAGAAAACAGTACTCTCAGGGCATATATACAAAAAGATTTGCGATTATGCCAAAGAGGTGGGGGCGTCGTTGATTTTTACTGGGAAAACCGGACGCCATCACGCTCTTGGTATTGACATCGGCTCGGTTTGTGAAAACGTTGTGCGTTACAGTCCGTGTAACGTGGTGGTCACACGGAGTGAGGACTTCAGGGGTTGGCAGCTTTAGAGCATAAGCCATACATTGTGTCCTGGAATTTGACGCACGGCTGTAATCTCTCCTGTCCGCACTGCTACATGGACGCAGGTTGCCGCAGCGCCGGGGAGCTTACAACAGCACAGGCAAAAGAGGTTGTAGATGCACTTGCCTTAGTTAATCCCGCCATGATGATAGTGTTAACTGGCGGAGAACCACTCCTCAGAGACGATATATGTGACATAGTGGGATACTGCTCGGATGCCGGTTTTATAACGGTGCTGGGCACAAACGGCACTCTGCTCAACAAAGAGAAACTGGTACAGTTGCAGCGTGCCGGTTTAAAAGGCATTGGGGTCAGCATTGATTCTACAAAGCCTGAAAGCCATAACGCGTTTCGTAATTTTAAGGGAGCATGGGAGCTTTCCATAGAGTGTTTAAAGGCTGCAAAAGAACTTTCTATAGAGACTCAATTGGATGTCACTCTTACTGATGAGAATTACACAGAAATAGGGGACTTTACGGAGCTTGCGGTAAGTTTAGGAGCAAGAGCGTTAAACTTCTTTTTCCTTGTCTGCACGGGGCGTGCCATGAGGACTTTTATTTCGGTTCAACACTATGACGCTGCAATACAGGAACTTGTTGGACGCTCTAAAACCGAGACACGGACAATGGTCAGGGCACGGTGTGCTCCTCACATCTACCGGGTGCTTCATGAGGATGGCGTGAGACTGCCTGAGGGCACGCGGGGCTGCCTTGCCGGGCGCTCCTACATGCGCATAGACCCTGTGGGAAACGTAACTCCCTGTCCGTATATGGAAGAGAGTGTTGGAAACGTTAAAGATACAAGCATAGAGAAACTGTGGGCAGACTCTCAAAAGCTGCAAACCCTGAGAGACGGGGAGTACGGAGGCAGATGCGGCAGATGCGAGTTTACGGAAATATGCGGCGGATGCAGGGCGAGGGCAAGGGCAGAGCACGGAGACTTTATGGCCGAGGACCCGCTCTGTCTTTATGAGCCTCAGGGAAAGGGGAAACTTACGCTAACAGATGAATCCCAATCCGATATAGCGTGGGAAAGCGCCGCTAAACAGAGAATAAACAGGGTGCCTGCTTTCATCAAAAAAATGGTCATTGGAGCCATTGAGAAAAAGGCAAGGGAAAAGGGAGTTAAAATAATCACAGAGGCATTTGTAGAGGAGATAAAATCACGTGATTTTTCAACAATGCACCGACCAGGGTAATTTTATAAAAGAACCGGTTAGAAACAGCAGACTGCCGGAGCTCTGTCTCAACTGGCTTGCCTCATCGCGGCTTAAGTTTATAAATGAAATGAAGAACGGAAAAATGCTAAGGTACTTTTCTGCCCACTTACCTGTTATGATTACATGGACAGAGGATTTAGAGCAAGATTCTGAGTCAGAATATCCTGTCAATATGACTGTAAAAGGAATCGGGTTAATCCCTAAGGCTGAACAGCTTGAGCATTTTACTGATCTTTTTGAATCAGTAGCGGCAAATACCCGGACAAGGCCACACAGTGAAACCATACGGGAGCGGGTTGAGGCAGTTGAAGCACTTTATAACAACCCTGCTAATTTTGACCCCGCACTGCTTGGCGGACTTGAAATATTTAGCGGCAAAGCGCTTAAAAATATAAGAAACAACGGCCACACAAGCCTACTTTATGTGGGGATGGAGGAAACGGCGGCAGCCCCGGAAGCACACCCGCACAATATGAATCAACACCCACATAGCATGGCAGGGCACGGCGGAATTTCATATATTAGTTTTCAGGTTAACGGAGCTATTGAAATACTTGAAAAAGACAATGCGTATTACAGATACCTGCTTGCCTCACGGAAACTATTTGAGTTTGATAAGTTCCATATCTTTCAGCCGGATTATCCGTTTGGATACCTGATAAAGGTCGAAGAGGTACATGACAAATCCCCGTGGTCAAGAGCTAAGTAAGTAATATAGTAATACACTACAGGCTCACACAGTAATAGTCTGCATACCAGTAAATGAAATTTTTAATTCCCTCGCGAATTGGAGTCTGTGGCCTGAAATCAAAACTCTGTGTAAGAGCGTCAATATTGGCATATGTTGAGGACACATCACCGGGCTGAAGCGGTAAGAAATCTTTAAAGGCTTTTTTGTTTAACAGCTCTTCAATGATTTCTATAAAATTCAGCAGTTTGATGGGCTTATTATTACCTATATTGTAGAGTTTGTAAGGGGCATAACTTATGGAGGGATCGGGATTTTCACCGCTCCATGCCGGAGATGGTTCAGGAACCTTTTCCATCACTCTTATTACCCCCTCGATAATATCGTCAATGTAGGTAAAATCGCGGTTCATATTTCCAAAGTTAAAAACCTTTATAGGGTTTCCCTCAATAATTGCCTTTGTAAAGAGAAAAAGTGCCATATCGGGGCGTCCCCAGGGGCCATAGACGGTAAAAAACCTTAGCCCTGTGGTTGGCAAACTATACAGGCTGCTGTAAACATGGGCCATAAGCTCGTTTGACTTCTTAGTTGCAGCATACAGTGACACAGGGTGGTCAACATTTTGGGTGACTGAAAAGGGCATCAGTGTGTTAGCCCCATAGACAGAGCTTGATGAGGCAAACACAAGGTGTTTTACGGCTGTATTTTTGCAGCCCTCAAGGATATTTAAAAATCCGGTTATATTGGTATCAACATAAGAGTATGGATTTATCAGGGAGTACCTGACCCCTGCCTGTGCAGCCAAATTTACAACCGTATCAAAACCCTCCTCAAAGACCTTAGCAATGTTTGCCCTGTCAGTCAAATCATATTTATAAAACCTGAAATTACTGTGCCTGGTTAACTGGCTAAGGCGGTCTTCTTTTAGCTTAACATCGTAGTAATCATTCATATTATCTATACCTGAGACAGATTTCCCGTCATTAAGGAGTCTTTTGCATAAGTGATAACCGATAAATCCTGCCGCTCCTGTTACAAGTACCTTATCGTTCATGTTGTTGATACTCCTTTTTTTAACAGAGATTTAGCCAGCTTAATC containing:
- a CDS encoding NAD-dependent epimerase, coding for MNDKVLVTGAAGFIGYHLCKRLLNDGKSVSGIDNMNDYYDVKLKEDRLSQLTRHSNFRFYKYDLTDRANIAKVFEEGFDTVVNLAAQAGVRYSLINPYSYVDTNITGFLNILEGCKNTAVKHLVFASSSSVYGANTLMPFSVTQNVDHPVSLYAATKKSNELMAHVYSSLYSLPTTGLRFFTVYGPWGRPDMALFLFTKAIIEGNPIKVFNFGNMNRDFTYIDDIIEGVIRVMEKVPEPSPAWSGENPDPSISYAPYKLYNIGNNKPIKLLNFIEIIEELLNKKAFKDFLPLQPGDVSSTYANIDALTQSFDFRPQTPIREGIKNFIYWYADYYCVSL
- a CDS encoding radical SAM protein; this translates as MAALEHKPYIVSWNLTHGCNLSCPHCYMDAGCRSAGELTTAQAKEVVDALALVNPAMMIVLTGGEPLLRDDICDIVGYCSDAGFITVLGTNGTLLNKEKLVQLQRAGLKGIGVSIDSTKPESHNAFRNFKGAWELSIECLKAAKELSIETQLDVTLTDENYTEIGDFTELAVSLGARALNFFFLVCTGRAMRTFISVQHYDAAIQELVGRSKTETRTMVRARCAPHIYRVLHEDGVRLPEGTRGCLAGRSYMRIDPVGNVTPCPYMEESVGNVKDTSIEKLWADSQKLQTLRDGEYGGRCGRCEFTEICGGCRARARAEHGDFMAEDPLCLYEPQGKGKLTLTDESQSDIAWESAAKQRINRVPAFIKKMVIGAIEKKAREKGVKIITEAFVEEIKSRDFSTMHRPG
- a CDS encoding universal stress protein → MKDFIKISKVLLCHDNGDISEMSAELALSIARTFKLPVLGLHGYNAVMHEGAFRIMEPTLPAEYQTEEILAKQREVHASLIRVGMEKISLSYLKPLEPIFRDAHVPFNPKVREGKNFKALLELINEEDSESLVVIGASGFNHTGDGFVGSVCLRVLRQCDNKNLLIVKNGKALEGADFVVALDGSSSAIYSLRVAAALAEKFKAKLHLLYVFDSALHNDLFKRLKDTLINDGGFKFNTKDQEKIHDEFIDKGLARVGHMILNKAEKDVFGNNSASHDTQPAYGAMHGFGLIGDNGNGAKKKTVLSGHIYKKICDYAKEVGASLIFTGKTGRHHALGIDIGSVCENVVRYSPCNVVVTRSEDFRGWQL